The genomic stretch GGTGCCTCATCCCAAATAATCAAATCAGCAATTTGAAATACCTCAGCCTTTGAGCTATCCTTCTTAATCCGGCAAACAGTGTCTTCAGTAAGCTCAACAGGAATATTGAACATAGAATGTGCCGTCTTACCACCCGGTAACAACAGAGAAGCAATACCACTAGAAGCAACATTAATAACAATCTTTTTCTCAGATCGCAATCTAGCTGACAAAACTCTGTATAAAAAAGTTTTTCCAGTGCCACCAAACCCATACACAAAAAAGAATCCATGTCTCTTATTCAAAACACAATCAATAACTTTATCGTAGACCACCCTCTGTTCTTCATTTAACTTTAATATATTTGCATCATGCTCCCGAGACAAAGAAACAGTATCATACTGTAACTCACGTAGTAGCATCAAATTGCTAAATTGAGAGACTAAAGAGTTATCAGGAACTGGCATACCAGCATAATTTCTCAATGATTTTCCATTACTCTGCAATAGTTTCTCAATCTCCAACAAACCAAACATTTGTAACTCATCCTGACTCATAGTTAGATCTACgtttaacaataattaataaatattaacaCCATAATATAACTTATCTACTGTGTGCATGCGTGTGGGCCCACTTGTCATGTAATAAATTCACGATGATCAAAAAATCGTACTAGGGTATTGCAGCTCATGTCTTCTGCGATAAAGAATATCATCAGACAAATAAGCCCAAGTTTGCTCCCAAACTGATAGATGTCTTCCCATGGAACCAGATAGCAGCAAGATCACAAAAGCCTCCTTAACTGTGCAGCTGACGCTAACTCGGCGACTTCCTTGATAGCAGAAACATACTCGTTATCATCTATCAAGAAACCCATGGCAGAACATGCCTCTTGAAATGTATCATAAGTAACACCATTCACAGTTCTTATACTTCGAAAACTGGTACAACCTCTCTGCACATTCAAAGGCATCCGCATGTAGAAAATTTCATCGGATGAGGGATGAGCGAAACTCAGTCTTCCAATAGAGAATCCCCTCTGTCTTGGTTTCCACTCCCTGCTCTTCAAACAGTATACAAATTTACCTGGATATTCAACATATGTTAGAGACCGCCCCTCCGTGAACCGCCTGTTGGCCATCATCCAACCCGTAAACATCGTAAGCAAATCTTTGTTGCGCAAATAAACATGAGTAGTGCTATCAGCATCATCGAATACAACATGTTGCTGGTTTGGCAAGTGAAAAGTCAACCTCTGTACCGACGGCCATCTTTGATGAATATCGTAAGCAAAAATTCTCCACATGGATTCAGAAGGTGAAAAATAACGACAATCATAATACTGTTTGATCTCATCAACCACCAGAGAAGATTCACCAACATCATATCTTTCTCCAACAGTTGCAGTCACCCGATCCGGACCCTTATTAACATACTTAAAAAGATACTTAATGACATTTGACTTGTTACAAAACTCAAGATTTATGTGAGCTTGATATTTCATTAACAACAGTGGATTATATGGCACAACAAATCTGTTGTCAATATCGACATCGTTGATTTTCACCGTCACACCCATATTACGACGTCTATATATTGGATACCCATCTTCATCAAAACTCGTTTGGTCAACGAATCTTTTTGGATAAAATTTTGGGCACTTACCATCTTTCATGCAAGGAGAACTCGGTCTAAGTGCACCACAAGGACCATGGATCATGTACTTGGTGACGACATTATAAAGAGATGGAAATTTCTGTGCATTGGGTTGCTCGGCACAAATGAATTCATCAACAATTTTGACACTTTGTAAGTTGCTTTCTCCATTAAGCCAGAGTAACATGTGTGCATGAGGTAGACCTCTTTTTTGGAACTCAATAGTATACATacctaaaaaatacaaaaaacatACTAAAGAACCAAACAACTGCATGTCCGACAACAACAAACAAAAATTGAAATGCTTAGTGAGAAAAGAACATACCTGTTTTAAGTGGACCAAAAAACACACCTTCCTTGAGATCGCTAAGGAGGTACTTCAACTTGGCATGAAAAATACGACAAGAGATATCAGGACGATCAGCGATGGGAATTCGCTCTCGCTCTGTGAACCGCTGGAATTCAGGCCAATTTGGATTACATGTAATAGTGAGGAATAAATCTGGATAGCCAAAATGTTTACAAATTGCCATGGCATCCTGACAACGGTTAA from Arachis stenosperma cultivar V10309 chromosome 9, arast.V10309.gnm1.PFL2, whole genome shotgun sequence encodes the following:
- the LOC130949200 gene encoding uncharacterized protein LOC130949200, which gives rise to MDDIDQSEIYDPFVNSFSQVGSVIDHPLFLQSEIQGCLDVGDPNYECSICGACFWLLERVERDSTVNHPIFTVCYSKGKIQLPYLQRPPDLLYNLINGDDSKSLYFQKNIQSYNSMFAFTSLGGKVLDSVNDGRGPPQFIISGQNYHRIGSLLPNAGEKPKFAQLYIYDTQHEIMHRQQIFGQTSEIDKELITELLQMIDTHNVIAQSFRRVREFYQCHPSEIFSLKLYLQRNVDRRMYSAPSCDEVAALIVGDFDSSDHDRDIIVRSTAGQLQRIYETHALYWPLQYPLLFPYGEDGYQLNIGYQIREHEDGIIHKCRWLFQQFVVDCFTMIESQRLYDIRMKQSTIRGEVLQGIEEAMCRGDDEASSIGTRIILPSSFTGGRRYMFNRCQDAMAICKHFGYPDLFLTITCNPNWPEFQRFTERERIPIADRPDISCRIFHAKLKYLLSDLKEGVFFGPLKTGMYTIEFQKRGLPHAHMLLWLNGESNLQSVKIVDEFICAEQPNAQKFPSLYNVVTKYMIHGPCGALRPSSPCMKDGKCPKFYPKRFVDQTSFDEDGYPIYRRRNMGVTVKINDVDIDNRFVVPYNPLLLMKYQAHINLEFCNKSNVIKYLFKYVNKGPDRVTATVGERYDVGESSLVVDEIKQYYDCRYFSPSESMWRIFAYDIHQRWPSVQRLTFHLPNQQHVVFDDADSTTHVYLRNKDLLTMFTGWMMANRRFTEGRSLTYVEYPGKFVYCLKSREWKPRQRGFSIGRLSFAHPSSDEIFYMRMPLNVQRGCTSFRSIRTVNGVTYDTFQEACSAMGFLIDDNEYVSAIKEVAELASAAQLRRLL